TGCAGGTCACGAAGTCGGCGCTCGTGCCGTCCGAGTCCCAGTCGTCGGCGTCGAAGTCGAGGCGGAGTTCCCGGGGGAGCACCTCCTCGGTGAAGTAGCCCTCGCTGATGAAGAGGGGGACGACGTACACCTCGTCGGCGGTCACGGTCCGGAGGGCGTTCCGCAGCGACGGCTCCTCCTTCCAGTACGCCTCGCGCACCTCGTCGACCGCGCCCGCGACCCGGATGGCGTCGGCGTGGTCCTGCGCCGGCGTGCTCGATTTCGGGTTCAGATGTGACCCGTGCGCGACGATCAGCAGTGCCTCGCTCATTGGGGCCGGTAGGCCCGTCGGACTCTTAGGCCCTCCGTCCGCGCCGACCCGACGGCACGCTCACCCGTCTTGGGCCTCTACGAGCTTGTACAGCCCGCCCGTCGGCCCGTCGCCGCCGTCGAGATGCGCCGCGGACGCCCGGTCGGTGAAGTAGACGGCGCCGTCGAGGACCGTCGGCGCGCTGGTCACGTCGCCGACGCCCTCGACCGCCCAGCGCTCCTCGCCCGTCCGCTTCTCCAGCGCGTAACACCGCCGGTCGTAGGAGCCGACGAGGACGGCGTCGCCGGCGACGGTCGGACAGCCGGTGATCCACCCGTCGGTGTCGAACGTCCACCGGGCGTCGCCGGTCGCGGCGTCGAGCGCACGGAGCCGGGAGTCGTGGCCCCCGACGTAGACGGTGTCGGTCGCCGCCTCGACCGCCGGGCCGGACATCACCATCCCACCCGTCTCGACGGCCCACTCCTCGACCCCGTCGTCGAGGGCGACCCGGTAGACGTGGTCGTCCCACGAGCCGAAGACGGCGCTGCCGTCGTGGGTGGCGACCGGCCCCTTGATCGCGTCACCGGTCTCGAACGCCCACGCGAACGTCAGATCGGGATACGTCCACGCGTACAGCCGGCCGTCGTTCGATCCGACCACGAGCCGTCCGGCGTCGCGGTCGATCGCACACGTCGAGTGCGGGTGATCCGTCGGTCGCCGGTCCTCCCAGACCACCTCGCCGGTGACGGCGTCGACGCCGAACATCGCGCCGCTCGGCGCGTAGTATTCGACGGCGATGTAGACGACGCCGTCGTGATAGCCGGGGCTCGACCCGATGGCGTCGCCGAGCTTTCGCCGCCAGAACCGCTCTCCCGTGTCGAGGTCGAACGCGTAGAGCGCGCCGTCGTAGGCGCCGACGTAGACCGTCCCGTTGACGACGGTCGGCGTCCCGTGGATGCCCCGCGCCGCCTCCTCGACGGCGGCCGTCCAGACGACGTCGCCGCCCGGCGTCACCCGCCACACCTCGCCGGTGTCGCCGGGGACCACGACGTCGCCGTCGGGTGTCGCCACGGGGCTCGCCTTCGCCGCCGTGTGATCCCCCGTGTTCACGTCGCGGATGGTCCACGCGACCCGTGGCTCGTCGGGCACCGTCGCGTCGGGGGAGACGCCGCGGCGGCGGAGACCACCCCGAAACGTCGTCGTGGCGACGGCCGACGCGGGGAGGCCGTCGTCGTCGATGCGGCCGGGGGTCGATCGGGGGACGTCGAGACAGCCGGCCACGCCGCCGGTCGCGGCGAGGCCGATGGCGCCGAGGACGGCGCGACGGGAGGGTGTCCGCATGCTGGCGAGGGGTCACGCCGGAGGAATATAGTGGTACGGGCGCAGGAATCGTCGTCCGGCACCACACCTATGTGTCAGCTCGTCGAACGCCCCGTATGGATCACGAAATCACCCACCGTCCGTCGTACGCCCAGCTCACGCTCTCGCTCGCCCCCGGCGAGTCGGTGCGCGCCGAGGCCGGCGCGATGGTGAGCTACGCCGGCGACCTGGACATCGAGACGGGGGCCGAGGGCGGACTCCTGAAGTCGCTCTCGCGGTCGGTGTTCGGCGGCGAATCCTTCTTCATGAACACGTTCACCGCGAACGGCGAGAGCCACCTCGACCTGGCGCCGGCGCTCTCGGGCGACGTGCAACACCACCGACTGGAGGACGAGACGCTGTTCGTCCAGTCCACCTCGTTCGTCGCCTCGGACCCGAGCATCGAAGTCGACACGAAGTTCGGGGGCGGCAAGACCTTCTTCGGCGGCGAGGGACTCTTCTTGCTCAAACTGTCGGGAACGGGACCGGCGTTCATCTCCAGTTACGGCGCCATCGACGAACACCACGTCGACCCCGGCGAGACGCGTATCGTCGACACCGGCCACGTCGTCGCGTTCGAGGAGACGCTCGATTTCGAGGTGAAACGCGTCGGCGGCCTCAAGTCGACGCTGTTCAGCGGCGAGGGGCTGGTCTGTGAGTTCAGCGGCGAGGGCACCGTCTGGACCCAGACCCGAAGTCCCGACGCCTTTCTCTCGTGGCTCATCCCGAAACTGCCGACGGGGAGCGGGTCGAACTGAGGTGAGTCCATGGCCGACCGCACCGTCGTCGACCTGATAGAGGACTGGCAGACCGGCTTCTTCGTCGTGGTGGGGAGCGCCGTCGTCGGCGTCCTCGTCGGCCTCGCCCTCCGGTCGGTCGCCGGGCCGCCCGGGTTCGTGCTCGGCATCGTCGGCGGGACGGTCCTGGGGTTCCTCGGCTACTCGTATCTCCGGTACGGGCGGTAGGAAACGGCGAGCGTGGCGGCGGCGTGAGACGGGCGAAGGACCGACGCGGGACCCGGCGCTCAGCCCGGCGTCGGCGCGCCGGGTCCCGTCGGTTTCTCGTCGTCCGGGTCCTCGCGGTTGAGGATGGCGTCGCGGATGCGGTCAAACGCCGATCGGTCCGTGTGGACGCTGGGCACGTGCATTGGCCCACATTCGTGTTAGGTATTGACACACTTGGATCTGGTGGATGACTAGTCCGCTGCGCGCAAGCGCCGCCACTCTCGCCGCCGCGCTCGGTCGGCCTCGGAATTCACTTCCGTCGGAAGGACTCTCCTCGCTGTGCCTTCCGACATCTCGACGCCACGAGACTGGTGGGACGGCGCGTTTCACTGCCGTCGTGGGGGTTCTCCCTGCTGCAACCCGACGCGGTCAACGACGCCGACGACCTACTAGAGTCGCAGGACGGAGAAAATGAGAGAGTGACGACGACAGTCAGAGGCTGGCGAATCCCACGACCCTGTTCTCAGCCGAACGGATCGTCCGCCGTCGATAGTCGCGTGATCCCTTCGATCACGTCGAAATCGTCGTCGAAACTATACAGATATTCGATCCCCTCGCGCTCCATGTACGCGACGGTCGTCGCGTCGCCGAAGGCGAGACGCTCGTGTGTCTCGAAGAGGTCAACGGCTCTGGTGAAATCCTTCTGTGCACAGTGGACCAACTCGAAGCCTGCGGACTTGACGAGGCGGGTCCGCAGGTCAACGGCGATATCGTGGCGCTGTCGCTCGTGAATCCAGTTCAGCGATTCCAGCAGCACGTAGTTCGTGATTCGGGCGGTCGGGAGGGAGCCACCGTCGATAGCGGAGACGATACGTTCCGCCCGGTCGTGGCGAGTGTCCGAACTCGTGTCTTTGTAGTCGATGAGGATGTTAGAATCGACTACCGAAACCGCCATTCAGGCATCCTCCGTGAACGCGGGGTCCGTTTCGTTCCCGGCGAAGTCGTGTGTGTCGAGGCTGTCACCTCCCATTGGAGCCTTCATGTCGTCGTCCTCGAAGGCCCGGTAGCGCTGTTTGACCACTTCGACGGAGAGATTGCCTTCTTCATCGATCTGCCAGCGGAACTTATCCCCTGGCTCGATGTCGAGACGACGGCGGAGCGACGCCGGAATCGTGACCATACCCCGGTCGCTAACCGTCGTCTCTTCCGGTGCCTCGTCGGTTGTCATACGTGATCGTACCGGCGTCTCCAACATACATGTTGCGCCACATGGGCCGAGTTCGATAGCGGACCAGCACCAAGTTGAGCGACAGCACCGGCTGTCCGAAACTGGCAGAGACACCGACGCGATCCGGTCGCCGACGTGGTGACCCCTCAGTCCCGGAACGCGCTCTCAAAATCGTGGTGAGGCCATCCCGAACGGACAGTCCCGCAAGCGCAAGGAGGAGAGTGCGACAAGCGGCGACCCAGCCGAGAACATAAAAATTCTGTCATTCGGACAGAGCGGAATTCGGCTATAGTCGCAACAGCGGCTATTCACGAATTATCCGTTGAAGTGGCGTAAGAAGCCTCAAAGTGAGTTAGTAGAATAGTCCCACCAGGATTCGAACCTGGGTCGAAGCCCCCAGAAGGCTTCAGGATTGGCCGCTACCCCATGGGACTTGACATGTTTGATTCCGTACGCTTCGTCGGAATCTGCATTAACCAGTAGCCGCGAATCGCATATGAGTGTTGCGAAGTCGGTGCGTCGGCGGGCAGTTACTCCAGTCCGAGCGACGTCTCACCGTCCGCCTCGGGCGGCGTCACGGCGTCCGGCATCTCTTGACATCCTCCCCGCGCTAAAGCGCGAGGATTCCTCCGTTGGGGGTTCGACTACCGACCCACGGAGGCAACTTGCGGGTTTGTGCGCACTTCTTTGGGACTGTCGTGAGGGTGTGGTTTCCCCGACCACTCGTGGTCGTCCCACTCGAATCGCACGGGCCGTGCCATCGGCCTGACTTCCGTATCGCTGTTTTCTCGAAGGAACGTCTCTGACGCCGTGAGGTCGGCGTGTCCCTCGAAGCCACACGAACACGTCAGCGTCTCCTCGTGGCGAACCGTCTCCTCGTGGTCGCCACACTCGGGACACGTTTGGCTCGTCCACGCTTCCGACTCGACTTCGAGACTGATGCCGTATTCCTCACAGACGCACGCGAGACGGTGGGTGACCTTCTTGAACGCCCAGAAGTTGTGCGTTTTCTCGTTCACCCTGACCGACCAGTGCGTTTCCAGCACGTCGGTCAAGTCGCCTACGTACACCGTCGCCACGCCCTCGTCGTACAGTCGTTCAACGAGGTCGCGCACCAGCGCGTTCTGTGCGTGGTCACGGCGTTTCGTCCGCTGTCGGTACAGCCGTCGAATCCGTTTGGAACTGTAGCGTCCCTCTCGGAGTTTCGACTGAAGGCGGGCGATTTCGTCGGTCGTCTCGCGGAACCGTCCGAACAACTCCCGCCCGTCGTAGAGGTACTGGTTCCCAGTGGTCGTGGAACAGGCGACGAGATTGTTTGCGCCAACGTCGAGGGCGGCTTCTTCGGAAGCCAGTGGTGAATCCAGTCGAGAATAAGGGACGGTGACTGGTTGAAAAGCCCTGAACGTGTCGTTAACCTCGTCGTATTCGAGTTCCAGACGACCCTGTTTGCCGTCCCACTTCGGGTTGCCTCGGAGTTCGAGGCGGAGTCGTTCGTGGTAGCCGAGTCCGTATTCGTCTTTCAGTTCTTGCCCGACAGGGATTTCGAGACGGCTACGCTTGCCCCACTGAATCGTGTACTGGTTGTTCCGGATGTAGGTGCGGAGTTCGCGTCCGTCTTCCTCGTTGCCCCAGTACGACGGCGGGTTGGCGTCCTTGCCGTTCTCCTTGAGGGCGAAGAACGACCGCCACGCTTCGCTGTTCTTGCGCGTGACCTGTTGGACGGTCGCACTGCCGACGACGCCGTTGTAGCGTCCTCGGTACTCGGAGGTGTCCCACACGTCGCCGTCACCGAAGTAGTTCTGACGGCGTTCGTAGGTGAGTTCGTTCCACAGGGATGCGGAGGCGTCAAGTAGTCGGAGGAGGCACTCTTTGTCGTTCTCGGTCTGTGGGACGACCTCGAAGGTGTTGACGCGCTTCATGCGTCTCCACCTTCTTGTTCAGCGATGTACTGTTCGACAGCGCCCTTCGAGGCGCTTCCCGCCGTACCGACGTAGTAGGAACGAGTCCACTTCACGCGATCTTCGTGTCGCTGGTTGTACTTCCGCGCGGAGATGCCCTTGACCCAGTTGACGATGAGTGACGGGGCGTTCTTGGGTGGACTCCCGATGAACAGGTGTACGTGGTCGGGCATGACCTCGCACTCGGCCAGTTCGAGGCCCTTGTCCTCACAGATTTCCGCGAAGATGGCTTCGAGACGTTCCTTCGTCTTCCCCGTCAGGTTCGAACGCCGATACTTCGGCACGAATACTATGTGGTAATAGAGTTCATATTTCGCGTGACGGGTACTCTTTACCATCTATGCATACTATCACAGTCGGTCGGCTTAAGGATTGCGTTGGACCCCCGTCTATGCTGTCGTCGTCGGTTGAATACTGTTGGTCGGCTTCATCCCCGTCCTCGAAAAGCGGAGCTTTTCGGTTGCAGCGAGAGCTTCGCTCTCGCCATGCCCCTGAAAGGGCGAGGCTTTCGCCTCGAATTTTCCGTAACTTGCGGGGAGAACGGCCAGTTATGAACCGATCCACACAGTCGTAGATAGCCGCTACTGACCGCTCGACGATCGAGAGGACGCACACGCGATCATGAGCGCGGCCGTACATCGAGATGCACGGGTCGGGGCGGTAGTCGGGACGAGGCGTCGGTGCGGTCCGGATCGGTCGGAGCGTCATCGAACCCACGGTGAGCGACAACGATTATTCCCTCACGGCCGAGGAAGAGGCATGGATCTCGTCTCTGTCGCCGCCGTCGCTGACAACGGCGTGATCGGCACGGACGACGGATTGCCGTGGCCCGCCATCCCGGCGGACAGACGGCAGTATCGCGCCCGCGTCGCCGGCCACCCCGTGATTCTCGGTCGCCGGACCTTCGACTCAATGCGGGCGGACCCGCCCGGGAGCGCACAGATCGCCCTGAGTCGGAGCGCACGTGAAGCGTCGCTCGATACGGTGCAGTACGTTACGGGCGTCGACGAGGCGGTCGCCGCCGCGGCGACGCTTCCGGCGGAGCGGACGTACGTCCTCGGTGGCGCCACGATCTACGAACTGTTCCAGCCCGTCGTGACGGAGATGGTTCTCAGTCGGATTCCGGGGACGTACGCGGGCGATGCGTACTTTCCCGACTGGGACCGCGACGCGTGGATGCGACGCGAACGGACCGACTACGACGACTTCACGCTCGAACGCTGGGTGCGAGTCGACTGACCGAGTTCCGGCGCCGCCCGAACCACGTCACTCCACCTCGATCCCCAGCAACCGGATCACGTGCGCGAAACTCAGCAGGTGATCGGCCCGGTCGAGGTCGTCGTCACCCGAATCCAGTACCGCCACCGCGTCGCCGACGCGGGCGTCGAGCGTCGCCGCGGCGTCCTCGCCGAGCCAGCCGAGGGCGCGGTAGCGGCCGATGGCGTCCCGCGTCGCCGCCTCACCCGCGGTTCGGACGAGATAGGCGATCCAGTCGCGCCCGACGCGGCGGCCGGCGGGCACGTCCGGGAACGTCGGGAGGTAGGGCCGTTCGCCGAGGGCCGCGGGGTCGACGCCGCCGATGGCGACCAGCCGCTCGCACTGCTCGCGGGAGGGTTCGTCCGGCGCCGCCGGCCGGTAGCCCGATCCCTCCACGGGCGGGAGGCTGACGCCCGTCCCCGCGTCGGCGTCGTCGACGCCGGCGAGCGAGCGGAGTTCGTTCGGGTCGTAGTCGGCCGGGTCGAACACGGGGCTAGATCGGCGGGAACGCTCAAGGCTCTTTGGGCGCGGACGCCTCCGCACCGGACGACAGTAGCGGGGAATATTACTGCTATCTTGGAGGCGGGGGAACGAATAGAATCGAGATTCGACGGATAGACGGGGCGAAACCAGCTATTCCGGCCGTTTGGGTCGATCCGGAGTACGGAACAGCCTTGCCAGTTCCCGGCGGGTTATACCGATCTGTCGACTACCGCGGACATGACGCAGATTTCACGCCGAACCTATCTCGCGGGGGCGGGCGCCGCCGCGACGGCCGGGGTTGCCGGCTGCATGGGCGGTGGCGGCGGCGACTCGCTCGCGGTGGCGCACATGCCGATCTTTCCCGACCTCCAGTACTACGTGATGGAGTCGGAGGGCTACTTCGAGAACGTCGACGCGACGGTCGAAGGCAGCGAGTTCACCGACGGCCCGGCCATCGTACAGGCGTACGGCGGCGGCGAACTCGACGTGGCGATGTTCGGCATCGTCCCGTCGATGATCGTCATCGACCGGGGCATCCCGGCGAAGGTGACCGCCGCGAACATCAAAGAGCCGATGGCGATCATGGCCCACGAGGACCTGCAGGCGATGTGGGACGACCACGGCGCCGACGCGTTCTCCGTCTGGCAGGAAGAGACGGGCCAAAAGTTCCGCTTCGGCACCTTCCCGCAGGGGTCGGTGCCGGACGTACTCCTGCGGTACTGGCTCCAACAGGAGGGGGTCGAGGCGTCGGCGGTCGAGATCGTCGAGATCAACGGCGCGAACGCGGTGTGGCAGGCCATCGCCAACGGCGAAGTCGACGGCGCGTCGATCATGGAGCCGGTACCGACGCGGGCGGCACGGGAGGGCGTCGCCGTCCGGACGTTCCGAACCGCCGCGGAGATCATGCCCGGCCAGCCGGCGGCGGTGACGCTCATGAGCGACGACGTGCGCGGGACGCCCGCGGCGACGCAGTTCCTCGAACAGCACGTCCGGGCGACGGAGTTCATCCAGGAGAACCCGGAAGCGACGGCCGACATCGTCGAGGCAGGCATCGGCATGGACGCCGAGCAGGCACTCTCGGCGCTCCAGGGCCCGCTCTCGAACTTCGTGACCGACCCCGAAGCG
This window of the Haloplanus rubicundus genome carries:
- a CDS encoding outer membrane protein assembly factor BamB family protein, giving the protein MRTPSRRAVLGAIGLAATGGVAGCLDVPRSTPGRIDDDGLPASAVATTTFRGGLRRRGVSPDATVPDEPRVAWTIRDVNTGDHTAAKASPVATPDGDVVVPGDTGEVWRVTPGGDVVWTAAVEEAARGIHGTPTVVNGTVYVGAYDGALYAFDLDTGERFWRRKLGDAIGSSPGYHDGVVYIAVEYYAPSGAMFGVDAVTGEVVWEDRRPTDHPHSTCAIDRDAGRLVVGSNDGRLYAWTYPDLTFAWAFETGDAIKGPVATHDGSAVFGSWDDHVYRVALDDGVEEWAVETGGMVMSGPAVEAATDTVYVGGHDSRLRALDAATGDARWTFDTDGWITGCPTVAGDAVLVGSYDRRCYALEKRTGEERWAVEGVGDVTSAPTVLDGAVYFTDRASAAHLDGGDGPTGGLYKLVEAQDG
- a CDS encoding TIGR00266 family protein, with the translated sequence MDHEITHRPSYAQLTLSLAPGESVRAEAGAMVSYAGDLDIETGAEGGLLKSLSRSVFGGESFFMNTFTANGESHLDLAPALSGDVQHHRLEDETLFVQSTSFVASDPSIEVDTKFGGGKTFFGGEGLFLLKLSGTGPAFISSYGAIDEHHVDPGETRIVDTGHVVAFEETLDFEVKRVGGLKSTLFSGEGLVCEFSGEGTVWTQTRSPDAFLSWLIPKLPTGSGSN
- a CDS encoding type II toxin-antitoxin system VapC family toxin gives rise to the protein MAVSVVDSNILIDYKDTSSDTRHDRAERIVSAIDGGSLPTARITNYVLLESLNWIHERQRHDIAVDLRTRLVKSAGFELVHCAQKDFTRAVDLFETHERLAFGDATTVAYMEREGIEYLYSFDDDFDVIEGITRLSTADDPFG
- a CDS encoding AbrB/MazE/SpoVT family DNA-binding domain-containing protein, with protein sequence MTTDEAPEETTVSDRGMVTIPASLRRRLDIEPGDKFRWQIDEEGNLSVEVVKQRYRAFEDDDMKAPMGGDSLDTHDFAGNETDPAFTEDA
- a CDS encoding RNA-guided endonuclease InsQ/TnpB family protein, producing the protein MKRVNTFEVVPQTENDKECLLRLLDASASLWNELTYERRQNYFGDGDVWDTSEYRGRYNGVVGSATVQQVTRKNSEAWRSFFALKENGKDANPPSYWGNEEDGRELRTYIRNNQYTIQWGKRSRLEIPVGQELKDEYGLGYHERLRLELRGNPKWDGKQGRLELEYDEVNDTFRAFQPVTVPYSRLDSPLASEEAALDVGANNLVACSTTTGNQYLYDGRELFGRFRETTDEIARLQSKLREGRYSSKRIRRLYRQRTKRRDHAQNALVRDLVERLYDEGVATVYVGDLTDVLETHWSVRVNEKTHNFWAFKKVTHRLACVCEEYGISLEVESEAWTSQTCPECGDHEETVRHEETLTCSCGFEGHADLTASETFLRENSDTEVRPMARPVRFEWDDHEWSGKPHPHDSPKEVRTNPQVASVGR
- the tnpA gene encoding IS200/IS605 family transposase, giving the protein MVKSTRHAKYELYYHIVFVPKYRRSNLTGKTKERLEAIFAEICEDKGLELAECEVMPDHVHLFIGSPPKNAPSLIVNWVKGISARKYNQRHEDRVKWTRSYYVGTAGSASKGAVEQYIAEQEGGDA
- a CDS encoding dihydrofolate reductase; the protein is MDLVSVAAVADNGVIGTDDGLPWPAIPADRRQYRARVAGHPVILGRRTFDSMRADPPGSAQIALSRSAREASLDTVQYVTGVDEAVAAAATLPAERTYVLGGATIYELFQPVVTEMVLSRIPGTYAGDAYFPDWDRDAWMRRERTDYDDFTLERWVRVD
- a CDS encoding FlaD/FlaE family flagellar protein, with product MFDPADYDPNELRSLAGVDDADAGTGVSLPPVEGSGYRPAAPDEPSREQCERLVAIGGVDPAALGERPYLPTFPDVPAGRRVGRDWIAYLVRTAGEAATRDAIGRYRALGWLGEDAAATLDARVGDAVAVLDSGDDDLDRADHLLSFAHVIRLLGIEVE
- a CDS encoding ABC transporter substrate-binding protein; the protein is MTQISRRTYLAGAGAAATAGVAGCMGGGGGDSLAVAHMPIFPDLQYYVMESEGYFENVDATVEGSEFTDGPAIVQAYGGGELDVAMFGIVPSMIVIDRGIPAKVTAANIKEPMAIMAHEDLQAMWDDHGADAFSVWQEETGQKFRFGTFPQGSVPDVLLRYWLQQEGVEASAVEIVEINGANAVWQAIANGEVDGASIMEPVPTRAAREGVAVRTFRTAAEIMPGQPAAVTLMSDDVRGTPAATQFLEQHVRATEFIQENPEATADIVEAGIGMDAEQALSALQGPLSNFVTDPEAIENGTAIFSEFAAENGQIDEELSLEQIFDYSVYENL